One window of the Eucalyptus grandis isolate ANBG69807.140 chromosome 8, ASM1654582v1, whole genome shotgun sequence genome contains the following:
- the LOC104415242 gene encoding uncharacterized protein LOC104415242 isoform X1 translates to MREQKTPLKESSRSASLDRRSRPADAPPKKPAQKSASVGVEGTAKKSIDLSSVSEVSDVAHDDETAEIVMQSFDPSLSVGSVSPDLSFSSEITGDDGSFLLETCDSSKPGNSKIGFLGAKVSADLLTAARAQVLKSLDVNRHSVKLLEGAIMTGLDRLHSPPGKRTYPSKLAALNIHLFVFSLLLWILAISVFFFFSAESQRMYFGPLPT, encoded by the exons atgagagagcaGAAGACGCCATTGAAGGAGAGCTCCCGCTCCGCTTCTCTCGATCGCCGATCGAGGCCCGCCGACGCCCCGCCGAAGAAACCTGCGCAG AAGAGCGCGAGCGTCGGCGTCGAAGGAACGGCGAAGAAGTCGATCGATCTGTCCTCCGTCTCCGAAGTTTCGGACGTCGCTCACGATGACGAGACCGCCGAG ATCGTCATGCAATCATTCGACCCTTCACTTTCCGTGGGTTCGGTTTCACCTGATCTCAGCTTCTCTTCAGAGATCACAGGTGACGATGGGAGTTTTCTGTTGGAAACCTGTGATTCCAGTAAGCCAGGCAATTCCAAGATTGGTTTTCTTGGTGCCAAAGTTTCGGCAGATCTTCTCACAGCTGCTCGAGCACAGGTCTTAAAGTCGCTTGATGTGAACCGTCACTCGGTGAAGCTTTTAGAAGGAGCAATCATGACTGGATTGGACCGGCTTCATAGTCCACCTGGAAAGAGAACCTACCCCAGCAAACTCGCTGCCTTGAATATCCATCTTTTCGTTTTTAGCCTTCTGCTATGGATACTTGCAATTTCagtgtttttcttcttcagtgCTGAATCTCAAAGGATGTATTTCGGCCCTTTACCAACTTAA
- the LOC104415241 gene encoding uncharacterized protein LOC104415241, which produces MKVIFALFIVLMLTTAALQADAERQLSDASMGRKASAGVSDATVSTDSAATTAATSSKTTRSLSDTSASTPAAADATSDADAENGPLKHEKNDGYGSYSSAPASTNPDNSHHEIRAGPIEV; this is translated from the coding sequence ATGAAGGTGATATTTGCGCTCTTCATTGTGCTCATGCTGACCACAGCAGCTCTACAAGCCGATGCAGAGCGTCAGCTCAGCGATGCGAGCATGGGCCGCAAAGCTAGTGCTGGTGTTAGTGATGCCACCGTTTCTACTGACAGTGCCGCTACTACTGCTGCTACTTCAAGCAAAACTACGAGATCTCTGAGCGATACAAGTGCTTCCActcctgctgctgctgatgCTACAAGCGACGCGGACGCTGAAAACGGGCCCCTAAAACATGAGAAGAACGATGGTTATGGTAGCTACTCGAGTGCTCCGGCCAGCACCAATCCCGATAATTCTCACCATGAGATAAGAGCGGGGCCAATAGAAGTCTGA
- the LOC104415242 gene encoding uncharacterized protein LOC104415242 isoform X2, protein MREQKTPLKESSRSASLDRRSRPADAPPKKPAQSASVGVEGTAKKSIDLSSVSEVSDVAHDDETAEIVMQSFDPSLSVGSVSPDLSFSSEITGDDGSFLLETCDSSKPGNSKIGFLGAKVSADLLTAARAQVLKSLDVNRHSVKLLEGAIMTGLDRLHSPPGKRTYPSKLAALNIHLFVFSLLLWILAISVFFFFSAESQRMYFGPLPT, encoded by the exons atgagagagcaGAAGACGCCATTGAAGGAGAGCTCCCGCTCCGCTTCTCTCGATCGCCGATCGAGGCCCGCCGACGCCCCGCCGAAGAAACCTGCGCAG AGCGCGAGCGTCGGCGTCGAAGGAACGGCGAAGAAGTCGATCGATCTGTCCTCCGTCTCCGAAGTTTCGGACGTCGCTCACGATGACGAGACCGCCGAG ATCGTCATGCAATCATTCGACCCTTCACTTTCCGTGGGTTCGGTTTCACCTGATCTCAGCTTCTCTTCAGAGATCACAGGTGACGATGGGAGTTTTCTGTTGGAAACCTGTGATTCCAGTAAGCCAGGCAATTCCAAGATTGGTTTTCTTGGTGCCAAAGTTTCGGCAGATCTTCTCACAGCTGCTCGAGCACAGGTCTTAAAGTCGCTTGATGTGAACCGTCACTCGGTGAAGCTTTTAGAAGGAGCAATCATGACTGGATTGGACCGGCTTCATAGTCCACCTGGAAAGAGAACCTACCCCAGCAAACTCGCTGCCTTGAATATCCATCTTTTCGTTTTTAGCCTTCTGCTATGGATACTTGCAATTTCagtgtttttcttcttcagtgCTGAATCTCAAAGGATGTATTTCGGCCCTTTACCAACTTAA